Within the Salinimonas marina genome, the region AAAGTTTGCGACTGACACCTTGTTTTGGAGTGTAGTGGCAGGCTTTCTGGTCGCCCGTATTATGTTTGTTATCGCTTTGTGGGAAGTCTACCAACAGGACTGGGTTTCAGCTTTCGATATCAGGGACGGAGGGTTCAATCAGCAGATAGGCTGGTTCACCGGCATTATGCTCCTTTTTATCCGTTCCCGGGCCCAGCGTAAACTTGCTACAACTTATTTAAAATCTGCTGTGATTACAGGCGTGGTTGTTTTTCCACTTTTCGTGGTGAATGTGTGGATGAACAATCAAACCGCGGGTAAAGGCATTGACGTTACCAATTTCGAAGGGGAGCCGGAAACCCTGAATCTGGAGATAGGCAAGCCAGTGATAATAAACTTTTGGGCTTCCTGGTGCCCCCCGTGCCGCCGGGAAATGCCGATCTTGCAAGACGCACAGCAACAGCACCGGGATATGAAATTTATTTTCGTTAATCAATCGGAAGCACCCGCCGTCGCCCGGGCATTTTTGTCTAAACAAAATATCGAAATAAAAAATGTTTACTATGATTTTTCTGGGCGTTCAGCCAAAGAGCTTGGGGCCTATGGCCTTCCTACCACCCTCTTTTATAACTCTGAAGGCAAACTGATCAACAGTCATATGGGCGAGCTTTCAGAAGCAAGTCTGCAACATTATTTGCAGCCATTTCTTGAAGATAATAATGAAACATAGCGGGGTATATCAATGTTAAAACGAGCGCTACTATTGCTGGCTTTCGCACATCCGACAGTTGCCGCGGATAACGAATTGCCGAAGCCTCTTCAATTCATAGAAAAGCAGGGCGGGGAAGTGGTGGACTCTTATGCTGCCCCTGCGGGTGTCACAGGCTATATCGTCGATTTCAGAGGGAATGCACTTACGGTCTACCTTTCCGAAGATAAACAATATCTTTTCACCGGAAAAATGCTCGATGCGGCGGGGCGCGATATGGGCAAAGAAAAGCTTGATGAATATATCAGGGGTCCCTGAGCGAGAAAAAATGGCAGGCATTATCCTCTTCGAATTGGATTCCTGATGGTGATGAAAATGCAGATAAAATCATCTATACCTTCACCGATCCCAACTGTCCTTATTGCAAACAATTCTGGGAGCAAGCCCGGCCTTGGGTAGAGTCAGGTAAGGTGCAAATCAGACATATTCTGGTGGGTATATTAAAGGCTGACAGCTATGGAAAATCAGCGGCTATCTTAAGTGCCAAAAATCCAGGTGAAGCATTGCATAAACATGAAGCCAGTACCAACAGTTCGCTAGAGCCATTGCAGTCACCATCTGCAAAAGTGCAAGCACAGCTAAAAAAGAATCATACATTGATGCAAAAGCTGGGCGTTAATGCTACACCCGTAATTTTCTATAGGGATGCATCTGAGGCGGTGAAGTTTCAACAAGGACTTCCTTCCTCATCGCAGTTAGAGCAAATACTCGGTGCAATCCAGGAGTGAGAAAAGTCTGGCTTCCGTTATAAGACAATAGCGTGTGAGGCTCACAGGCCGCGTAACCGGCGAAGATCACGACAAAAAACAGGACAAAATAAAGCTCAGCCAGGTAAGTTTACTCCCTGGCGAGTCACCGCACATCACGGATTATGTCTCAGCGCCTTATATAACGGCGCCCATTGTTCCTGGTTAAGAAGCGCGGTTGAAAGTTGAGACACAGCGGCGAGGTTACTGAGGTTAGTAAATGGTAATGTAGCAAGCAACTTATCGGGCGCCTCACCAATAGCTCGTGCTGGTGGGCCGTTACTTTGTTTTGTCCAGCCCCTTGCGCAAGCAGAGTAATTCAGTAAGGTTTTCCCCCGGGGGCGGGGCCTGTTTTGACTGTTTGCTCAACAGACCTATTGCCCTATCGGGCACAGCCTCTGTTGCAAAAAAGCCTTGCCTCGACTCGGTTACAAC harbors:
- a CDS encoding TlpA family protein disulfide reductase codes for the protein MTSISIGPFALMTSTALTLASILLFWFFVSFFTRSTNYQKFATDTLFWSVVAGFLVARIMFVIALWEVYQQDWVSAFDIRDGGFNQQIGWFTGIMLLFIRSRAQRKLATTYLKSAVITGVVVFPLFVVNVWMNNQTAGKGIDVTNFEGEPETLNLEIGKPVIINFWASWCPPCRREMPILQDAQQQHRDMKFIFVNQSEAPAVARAFLSKQNIEIKNVYYDFSGRSAKELGAYGLPTTLFYNSEGKLINSHMGELSEASLQHYLQPFLEDNNET
- the dsbG gene encoding thiol:disulfide interchange protein DsbG; its protein translation is MPDGDENADKIIYTFTDPNCPYCKQFWEQARPWVESGKVQIRHILVGILKADSYGKSAAILSAKNPGEALHKHEASTNSSLEPLQSPSAKVQAQLKKNHTLMQKLGVNATPVIFYRDASEAVKFQQGLPSSSQLEQILGAIQE